The region TGGTGCCTTACTACGGCTCCGATACCCCGATTAGCCAAGTAGCTAACGTCACCGTAAAAGACTCCCGTACCCTGCAAGTCGTGGCCTTTGAGCGCAACATGCTAGCGGCTGTCGACAAGGCTATCCAGAGTGCCGGTCTGAACCTCAATCCGACCAACCTGGGCGAATTGCTGTTGATTTCGATGCCTGCCCTGACGGAAGAAACCCGCAAGGTTTTCGCCAAGCAAGCGCGTGATGCGGCCGAAGACGCTCGTATTGCGGTGCGCAACATCCGTCGAGACGCCTTGAGCCAGTTGAAAGACCTGGTCAAGGAAAAAGAAATCAGCGAAGACGAAGAACGTCGTGCCGCTGATGATGTGCAGAAACTGACCGACAAAGCCGTCGCTGATATCGAAACGGCCACCAAGCAGAAAGAAGCGGACCTGATGGCCGTATAAGGGTTCTGTTTTCATGGATAAGACCAAGCAGACTGCGCCGTCCGCGGTGCCGCGCCATGTCGCGATCATCATGGATGGCAATAATCGCTGGGCGAAAAAGCGCTTTATGCCCGGTGTGGCCGGGCATAAAGCCGGCGTGGATGCTGTTCGTGCGGTGATCGAGGTGTGCGCCGAGGCCAAGGTTGAGGTCTTGACCTTGTTCGCGTTTTCGAGCGAGAACTGGCAGCGTCCGGCCGATGAGGTCAGCGCCTTGATGGATTTGTTCTTCAAGGCGTTACGTCGGGAGGCCAAGCGCCTCAACGACAACAACATCAGCCTGCGCATCATCGGTGACCGTTCGCGCTTTCATCCCGAGCTTCAGACAGCCATGCGTGAGGCCGAAGCGATGACCGTCGGGGCCAACCGTTTTGTCCTGCAGATCGCCGCTAACTACGGCGGTCAGTGGGACATCGCGCAAGCGGCACAGAGGTTGGCGCGGGAAGTTCAGGCTGGGCATCTGCGTCCCGAAGACATCACGCCGCAATTGCTGCAAACCTGCCTGGTGACCGGCGATCTGCCGTTGCCTGACCTGTGTATTCGTACCGGGGGTGAGCACCGAATCAGCAATTTCCTGCTGTGGCAGTTGGCTTATACCGAGTTGTACTTTTCCGACCTGTTCTGGCCGGACTTCAAACACGACGCCATGCGCACCGCGCTGGCTGATTTCGCTTCTCGCCAGCGCCGCTTCGGTAAAACGAGCGAGCAGGTCGAGTCTGGAGCCCGGGTTTAATGCTTAAACAACGAATCATCACTGCGTTGATCCTGCTACCGATTGCCTTGTGCGGTTTTTTTCTGCTCGAAGGCTCAGGTTTTGCGCTGTTCATTGGGTTGGTCGTGACGTTAGGCGCATGGGAGTGGGCTCGCCTGGCGGGGTTCGAGGCGCAGCCGATTCGCATCGCCTACGCCGCCGCTGTGGCACTAATGCTCTTCGTTATGCACATCTTGCCCGGGCTCGCGCCTTGGGTCCTGGGGGCTTCGGTGCTCTGGTGGGGCGTGGCGACGTATTTGGTGCTGACTTATCCCGCGTCAAGCGAACACTGGGCCAGTGCGGCCTGCAAGCTGGTGATCGGGTTGCTGATCCTGTTGCCAGCCTGGCAAGGCCTGATCCAGATCAAGCAAGAGCCTTTGGGTAACTGGCTGATCATGGCGGTGATGGTGCTGGTCTGGGGTGCTGACATCGGTGCTTATTTTTCCGGTCGGGCTTTCGGTAAACGCAAGCTGGCGCCGCAGGTCAGCCCCGGCAAGAGCTGGGAAGGTGTGTACGGTGGATTGCTGTTGAGTCTGGTCATTACCGCTGTCGTGGGCTTTGTGCGTGACTGGACCTTCGCTCAGATGATGATGGGCTTGTTGGGCTCAGCGTTGATCGTCTTCATTTCGGTGGTGGGCGACCTCACCGAAAGCATGTTCAAGCGTCAGTCCGGGATCAAGGACAGCAGTAATCTGCTGCCGGGTCACGGCGGCGTGCTGGATCGCATCGACAGTCTGACGGCGGCGATTCCGGTGTTCGCGGTTCTGTTGTGGATGACGGCGCCGTGAGCCGCCTACAACAGATCACGGTGTTGGGGGCTACTGGCTCGATCGGTTTGAGCACCCTGGATGTTATTGCTCGTCATCCCGAGCGCTATCAGGTGTTCGCTTTGAGCGGTTTCACTCGACTGAGTGAGTTGTTGGCGCTGTGTGTGCGCCACACGCCGCGATTCGCTGTGGTCCCTGAAGCGACTGCTGCCCGTGGTTTGCAGGACGATTTACGTGCGGCCGGTCTGGCAACTCGCGTTCTGGTCGGGGAGGAGGGCTTGTGCCAAGTTGCCTCCGATCCCGAGGTCGATGCCGTTATGGCGGCTATCGTCGGTGCGGCGGGTCTGCGTCCC is a window of Pseudomonas sp. DC1.2 DNA encoding:
- the frr gene encoding ribosome recycling factor, producing MINEIKKDAQERMKKSLESLAHAFGQIRTGKAHPSILGSVMVPYYGSDTPISQVANVTVKDSRTLQVVAFERNMLAAVDKAIQSAGLNLNPTNLGELLLISMPALTEETRKVFAKQARDAAEDARIAVRNIRRDALSQLKDLVKEKEISEDEERRAADDVQKLTDKAVADIETATKQKEADLMAV
- a CDS encoding phosphatidate cytidylyltransferase, whose translation is MLKQRIITALILLPIALCGFFLLEGSGFALFIGLVVTLGAWEWARLAGFEAQPIRIAYAAAVALMLFVMHILPGLAPWVLGASVLWWGVATYLVLTYPASSEHWASAACKLVIGLLILLPAWQGLIQIKQEPLGNWLIMAVMVLVWGADIGAYFSGRAFGKRKLAPQVSPGKSWEGVYGGLLLSLVITAVVGFVRDWTFAQMMMGLLGSALIVFISVVGDLTESMFKRQSGIKDSSNLLPGHGGVLDRIDSLTAAIPVFAVLLWMTAP
- the uppS gene encoding polyprenyl diphosphate synthase — translated: MDKTKQTAPSAVPRHVAIIMDGNNRWAKKRFMPGVAGHKAGVDAVRAVIEVCAEAKVEVLTLFAFSSENWQRPADEVSALMDLFFKALRREAKRLNDNNISLRIIGDRSRFHPELQTAMREAEAMTVGANRFVLQIAANYGGQWDIAQAAQRLAREVQAGHLRPEDITPQLLQTCLVTGDLPLPDLCIRTGGEHRISNFLLWQLAYTELYFSDLFWPDFKHDAMRTALADFASRQRRFGKTSEQVESGARV